The Halorientalis sp. IM1011 genome window below encodes:
- a CDS encoding DEAD/DEAH box helicase, giving the protein MAATDEVGHVDHPMLTEGLLEDRRYQVELADAAVSDHTLVCLPTGLGKTTVSLLVTADRLHEVGGKALFLAPTKPLVTQHAEFYREALQIPDDEIVVFTGEVSPDDRAALWDDARVVIATPQVVENDLVGNRISLADVTHLTFDECHRASGDYAYNYIAERYHADADDPLVTAMSASPGGDEEAILQVCENLGLREVEVMTEDDADVAEYTHDTDLTWERVELPEEVIEIRDALNDVISDRLGKLKELGVTKKTSPDLSEKELVRIQGKLRELMDNDQSEGYQGMSLHAEIRKLNTAVNYVETQSVESLRRYFERLKQAARASGASKADQRLVSDPKVREAMRRAEDYDDLHPKFRQTRILLAQTLGLDGGERVIVFTESRDTAETLVEFLGDHFETRKFVGQSDTEGSEGMTQTEQQETLDAFRAGEFEVLVSTSVAEEGLDVPEVDLVLFYEPVPTAIRSIQRKGRTGRQTEGAVVVLLAEDTRDEAYFWKSRNDEKRMERELRELKSVAGEIESELVEGRTLDDYADEDGTGDDGEGDTGEDGDRVGETDTSAGGDETGGSASDGTEDGDASASGDETKGSASGGSDGDGGSRTAGQSGLSAFAVDGTDRSSSGDETGGASDGSTGRGEETGGGSADGSVGGDETGGSEGGEDGDSEDGVVAEAEPDGETVEIVADQRELDSTIARDLSTRDGIETRLETLAVGDYVLSDRVAVERKTVGDFLDTLTGGDRSMFEQIGDATRHYARPVVILEGEDLYGERNVHPNAIRGALSSLAVDFGASVLRTAGEDETADLMEVIATREQEQEDREVSVHGEKQSKTLAEQQEYVVASIAEVGPVTARSLLDHFGSVEAVMTADEEDLQEVEGVGAVTAERIREVVGNDYAG; this is encoded by the coding sequence ATGGCAGCGACCGACGAGGTCGGACACGTCGACCACCCCATGCTGACCGAGGGGTTGCTCGAAGACCGGCGGTACCAGGTCGAACTGGCCGACGCCGCCGTCTCCGATCACACGCTGGTCTGTCTCCCCACGGGACTTGGCAAGACCACCGTGAGTCTGCTGGTGACCGCCGACCGCCTCCACGAGGTCGGGGGGAAGGCGCTCTTTCTCGCGCCGACCAAACCCCTCGTCACGCAGCACGCCGAGTTCTACCGCGAGGCCCTCCAGATCCCGGACGACGAGATCGTCGTCTTCACCGGCGAAGTCAGCCCCGACGACCGGGCCGCCCTGTGGGACGACGCCCGCGTCGTCATCGCCACCCCGCAGGTCGTCGAGAACGACCTGGTGGGGAACCGCATCTCACTCGCCGACGTGACCCACCTCACCTTCGACGAGTGCCACCGCGCCAGCGGCGACTACGCCTACAACTACATCGCCGAGCGCTACCACGCCGACGCCGACGACCCGCTGGTGACGGCGATGAGCGCCTCCCCCGGCGGCGACGAGGAGGCGATCCTGCAGGTCTGTGAGAACCTCGGCCTCCGGGAGGTGGAAGTGATGACCGAGGACGACGCGGACGTGGCCGAGTACACCCACGACACCGACCTCACGTGGGAGCGCGTCGAGTTGCCCGAGGAAGTCATCGAGATCCGGGACGCCCTGAACGACGTGATCTCGGATCGGCTCGGGAAGCTCAAGGAACTGGGCGTGACCAAGAAGACCAGCCCGGACCTCTCGGAGAAGGAACTCGTCCGCATCCAGGGGAAACTCCGGGAGCTGATGGACAACGACCAGTCGGAGGGATACCAGGGCATGAGCCTCCACGCCGAGATCCGGAAGCTCAACACCGCGGTCAACTACGTCGAGACCCAGAGCGTGGAGTCCCTGCGGCGCTACTTCGAGCGGCTGAAACAGGCCGCCCGCGCGTCGGGGGCCTCGAAGGCCGACCAGCGACTGGTCTCCGACCCCAAGGTTCGAGAGGCGATGCGCCGAGCGGAGGATTACGACGACCTCCACCCGAAGTTCAGGCAGACCCGCATCCTGCTGGCTCAGACGCTCGGTCTCGACGGCGGCGAGCGCGTCATCGTCTTCACGGAGTCCCGGGACACCGCCGAGACGCTCGTCGAGTTCCTGGGCGACCACTTCGAGACCCGGAAGTTCGTCGGGCAATCGGACACCGAGGGCAGCGAGGGGATGACCCAGACCGAGCAACAGGAGACGCTGGACGCCTTCCGCGCCGGCGAGTTCGAGGTGCTGGTCTCGACCTCCGTCGCCGAGGAGGGGCTGGACGTGCCCGAGGTCGACCTCGTCCTATTTTACGAACCCGTGCCGACGGCGATCCGCTCGATCCAGCGGAAGGGGCGAACCGGCCGCCAGACCGAGGGAGCGGTGGTCGTCCTGCTGGCCGAGGACACCCGCGACGAGGCCTACTTCTGGAAGTCCCGCAACGACGAGAAGCGGATGGAACGGGAGCTACGCGAACTCAAGTCCGTCGCCGGCGAGATCGAGTCCGAACTCGTCGAGGGCCGGACGCTCGACGACTACGCCGACGAGGACGGGACCGGCGATGATGGCGAGGGGGACACCGGCGAAGATGGCGACCGCGTCGGAGAGACCGACACGTCCGCCGGTGGAGACGAAACCGGGGGGTCCGCGAGCGACGGCACCGAAGACGGCGATGCATCGGCGAGTGGAGACGAAACGAAGGGGTCGGCGAGTGGCGGATCGGATGGGGACGGGGGGTCACGGACGGCAGGACAGTCGGGCCTCTCCGCGTTCGCCGTCGACGGGACCGACCGGTCTTCGAGTGGAGACGAAACTGGGGGGGCAAGCGACGGTTCGACGGGTCGTGGAGAGGAAACGGGGGGCGGTTCGGCCGACGGGTCAGTCGGTGGAGACGAAACCGGGGGGTCCGAGGGGGGTGAGGACGGCGACAGCGAGGACGGCGTCGTCGCCGAGGCCGAACCGGACGGCGAGACGGTCGAGATCGTTGCCGACCAGCGGGAACTCGATTCGACGATCGCACGAGATCTCTCGACCCGCGACGGGATCGAGACGCGACTGGAGACGCTGGCCGTGGGGGACTACGTGCTCTCGGATCGAGTCGCGGTCGAGCGGAAAACCGTGGGGGACTTCCTCGATACGCTGACCGGCGGGGACCGGTCGATGTTCGAGCAGATCGGCGACGCCACCCGCCACTACGCCCGCCCGGTCGTGATACTGGAGGGTGAGGACCTCTACGGCGAGCGCAACGTCCACCCCAACGCGATCCGGGGGGCGCTGTCCTCGCTCGCGGTCGACTTCGGCGCGAGCGTCCTCCGGACGGCGGGTGAGGACGAGACCGCCGACCTCATGGAAGTGATCGCCACGCGCGAGCAAGAGCAGGAGGACCGTGAGGTCAGCGTCCACGGCGAGAAACAGTCGAAGACGCTCGCCGAACAACAGGAGTACGTCGTCGCCTCGATCGCGGAGGTCGGGCCGGTCACTGCGCGGTCGCTGCTCGACCACTTCGGCAGCGTCGAGGCCGTGATGACCGCCGACGAAGAGGACCTGCAGGAAGTCGAGGGTGTCGGCGCGGTGACTGCCGAACGCATCCGGGAAGTCGTCGGGAACGACTACGCCGGGTGA
- a CDS encoding PaaI family thioesterase: protein MTDDQRETTVTLPDDVYERLGGDDEAVAETLETLAADHAELQRSIAQFTDEGGEPPMGEGQAATMAALADFGPPIGQLLGFELEDAEPGRAVLSLQPGPEHANPMGTLHGGVLCDLGDAAMGYAYGSTLGPDESFTTLELDVKFLRPVWDQPLTAEATITHDGRTVGLVECDVTGPDGELIASLESVCMTLRGDDADGR, encoded by the coding sequence ATGACAGACGACCAGCGGGAGACGACGGTTACACTGCCGGACGACGTGTACGAGCGACTGGGCGGCGACGACGAGGCCGTGGCGGAGACCCTGGAGACGCTGGCGGCCGATCACGCCGAGTTACAGCGATCCATCGCGCAGTTCACCGACGAGGGCGGCGAGCCGCCGATGGGCGAGGGACAGGCGGCGACGATGGCGGCGCTGGCCGACTTCGGCCCACCCATTGGGCAGTTGCTGGGGTTCGAACTGGAGGACGCCGAGCCCGGACGGGCGGTGCTGAGCCTCCAGCCCGGGCCGGAACACGCGAACCCGATGGGAACGCTCCACGGCGGTGTCCTCTGTGACCTGGGCGACGCCGCGATGGGGTACGCTTACGGCAGCACGCTCGGTCCCGACGAGTCGTTCACGACGCTAGAACTCGACGTGAAGTTCCTGCGGCCGGTGTGGGACCAGCCCCTGACCGCGGAGGCGACGATCACCCACGACGGGCGGACGGTCGGCCTCGTCGAGTGCGACGTGACCGGGCCCGACGGCGAACTGATCGCCAGCCTGGAGAGCGTCTGCATGACGCTGCGCGGTGACGACGCCGACGGTCGGTAG
- a CDS encoding response regulator: MTEDHGPGLSPGPLADAAITSDGSDGEDGDDRVSILHVDDDPDMLSLSKTMLERRDIDVTTRTSAEAGLEYLDEADVGCIVSDYEMPRTDGLEFLEAVREEYPDLPFILFTGKGGEEIASEAISAGVTDYLQKEPDEGQYTVLANRIVNLVDQYRAKQAVERTQKRFSKLIEHSTDAISIISPDARFEYLSPSAEHILGYEPAEMIGEYIFDYAHPEDREEAMEKFFEAVQDPDRQPVVEFRYKHPDGSWPVLESRGRNLLDDPDVQGFVVNSRDITELREHEQELAHQNEQLERIRSVVSHDLQNPLNVAKTTLDLAAEDFDDPDRRGGVPDHLDRLGRALDRMDAIISDMLTMAEQGQRVAETEPVDLELVARAAWEMAGDDHATLRIEDAPTIRADESRLQQLLENLFHNSVLHGDTDVTVAVGTTAAESDDGSVVDLYVEDDGPGIPDEEYEKVFESGYSTAEEGSGFGLAIVDGIARAHGWEVEITDPDGTRSNGDTPDTGTRVLISGIPTE; the protein is encoded by the coding sequence ATGACTGAGGATCACGGGCCCGGACTCTCCCCCGGGCCACTGGCCGACGCCGCGATCACCAGCGACGGGAGCGACGGCGAGGACGGCGACGACCGGGTGTCCATCCTCCACGTCGACGACGACCCGGACATGCTGTCGCTGTCGAAGACGATGCTCGAACGCCGGGACATCGACGTGACCACCCGGACCAGCGCCGAGGCGGGACTGGAGTACCTCGATGAGGCCGACGTTGGCTGTATCGTCAGCGACTACGAGATGCCACGGACCGACGGGCTGGAGTTTCTGGAGGCCGTCCGCGAGGAGTACCCCGACCTCCCCTTCATCCTCTTCACCGGCAAGGGCGGTGAGGAGATCGCGAGCGAGGCCATCTCCGCGGGCGTCACCGACTACCTCCAGAAGGAACCGGACGAGGGCCAGTACACGGTGCTGGCCAACCGCATCGTCAACCTGGTCGACCAGTATCGCGCGAAGCAGGCCGTCGAGCGGACCCAGAAGCGGTTCAGCAAGCTCATCGAGCACTCGACGGACGCCATCTCGATCATCAGCCCGGACGCGCGGTTCGAGTACCTCTCGCCCTCCGCGGAACACATCCTCGGCTACGAACCGGCCGAGATGATCGGCGAGTACATCTTCGACTACGCCCACCCCGAGGACCGCGAGGAGGCCATGGAGAAGTTCTTCGAGGCGGTCCAGGACCCCGACCGCCAGCCCGTCGTGGAGTTCCGGTACAAACACCCCGACGGCTCCTGGCCCGTGCTGGAATCCCGGGGTCGGAACCTGCTCGACGACCCCGACGTACAGGGCTTTGTCGTCAACTCGCGGGATATCACCGAACTCCGCGAACACGAACAGGAGCTGGCCCACCAGAACGAACAGCTCGAACGCATTCGCAGCGTCGTCTCACACGACCTGCAAAATCCCCTGAACGTCGCCAAGACGACGCTCGATCTGGCCGCAGAGGACTTCGACGACCCCGACCGCCGTGGGGGCGTCCCCGACCACCTCGACCGGCTCGGTCGCGCCCTCGACCGGATGGACGCCATCATAAGCGACATGCTGACGATGGCCGAGCAGGGCCAGCGCGTGGCCGAGACGGAACCGGTCGACCTGGAGCTCGTCGCCCGCGCCGCCTGGGAGATGGCCGGAGACGATCACGCGACCCTCCGGATCGAGGACGCGCCGACGATCCGGGCCGACGAGAGCCGCCTCCAGCAACTGCTGGAGAACCTCTTTCACAACTCGGTTCTGCACGGCGACACCGACGTGACGGTCGCCGTCGGCACCACAGCGGCCGAGTCCGACGACGGCTCCGTCGTCGACCTCTACGTCGAGGACGACGGCCCCGGCATCCCCGACGAGGAGTACGAGAAGGTGTTCGAGTCGGGCTACTCCACTGCCGAGGAGGGGAGCGGTTTCGGGCTGGCCATCGTCGACGGGATCGCCCGGGCGCACGGCTGGGAGGTCGAGATCACCGATCCCGATGGAACGCGGTCGAACGGCGACACCCCGGACACCGGCACGCGAGTCCTGATCAGCGGGATCCCGACCGAGTGA
- a CDS encoding dolichol kinase, with amino-acid sequence MANEVARRLVHASGAGVPGLYLLDLFSWPQVRYLLVAGLAVTVVLEVARLGFGFEWVVYDVLTREYEQDNLAGYALYVFSGSVTGLLFGPTIAVPAILMLTLGDPISGLLGSDELRTIKRPRVLIAMFLVCTGLALPFVPPVAAVLGGLAAMLADGAKPIVRGHVIDDNLTIPLVAAGAMTVGTTLAPVF; translated from the coding sequence ATGGCCAACGAGGTCGCACGCCGCCTCGTCCACGCGAGCGGCGCGGGGGTACCCGGGCTCTACTTGCTCGACCTGTTTTCCTGGCCACAGGTCCGTTACCTGCTGGTCGCCGGACTGGCCGTCACGGTCGTGCTGGAGGTGGCCCGTCTCGGCTTCGGGTTCGAGTGGGTCGTCTACGACGTGCTGACCCGGGAGTACGAGCAGGACAACCTCGCGGGATACGCCCTGTACGTGTTCAGCGGCTCTGTAACGGGCCTGCTGTTCGGCCCTACCATCGCCGTCCCCGCGATCTTGATGCTCACCCTCGGGGATCCGATCTCCGGCCTGCTCGGCTCGGACGAGCTCCGGACGATCAAGCGGCCGCGCGTGCTGATCGCGATGTTTCTCGTCTGTACGGGGCTGGCGCTTCCCTTCGTGCCGCCGGTGGCGGCGGTGCTGGGCGGGCTGGCGGCAATGTTGGCCGACGGTGCCAAACCGATCGTTCGGGGGCACGTGATCGACGACAATCTGACTATCCCGCTGGTCGCCGCGGGCGCGATGACCGTCGGGACGACGCTCGCGCCGGTGTTTTGA